One Sulfolobus sp. S-194 DNA segment encodes these proteins:
- a CDS encoding pantoate kinase, with amino-acid sequence MTDIEIIVPLNVSGIWYPVYTEDIRYTGSIGLSLVLNPPIIVFPKKGEPEIYFNNQHVNFPNLKYLSLLANVKLDIQSEVPLGFGYGLSGAISLAYALASYELYNVKLEDALIIAHESEILTNNGLGDLISEYYGGGLVYRKKPGAPGYGEVEKIIVEWEPICSKPLSKESTEKLIKNKSDNALVYINQFLHNPSLLKFFELSRKFTKELGFVSPFPNSFRKKGLILRLRECEEGWIKHTPAISGAYVH; translated from the coding sequence ATGACAGATATTGAAATTATTGTCCCTCTAAATGTTTCTGGGATTTGGTATCCAGTTTATACAGAAGATATAAGGTATACGGGCTCTATAGGCTTATCATTAGTATTAAATCCGCCAATAATTGTTTTTCCTAAAAAAGGTGAACCAGAAATTTATTTTAATAATCAACATGTGAATTTTCCAAATTTGAAGTATCTAAGTCTTTTAGCTAATGTAAAACTTGATATTCAGTCGGAAGTACCTTTAGGTTTTGGATATGGGCTTAGTGGTGCAATAAGTTTAGCTTATGCTTTAGCTTCTTATGAATTGTATAACGTAAAATTAGAAGATGCACTTATAATTGCTCATGAAAGCGAAATATTAACTAATAACGGGCTCGGTGATTTAATCTCTGAATATTATGGTGGAGGTTTAGTTTACAGAAAGAAGCCTGGAGCTCCAGGATATGGAGAAGTGGAAAAAATTATAGTTGAATGGGAGCCTATTTGTAGTAAACCTTTATCAAAAGAATCTACAGAGAAATTAATAAAAAACAAAAGTGATAATGCACTCGTATATATAAATCAGTTTTTACATAATCCTTCCTTATTAAAATTCTTTGAATTATCAAGAAAATTTACTAAAGAGCTCGGTTTTGTCTCACCTTTTCCAAACTCCTTCAGAAAGAAAGGTTTAATACTTAGACTGAGAGAGTGTGAAGAAGGATGGATAAAACACACACCAGCAATCAGTGGAGCTTACGTTCATTAA
- a CDS encoding 4-phosphopantoate--beta-alanine ligase, whose protein sequence is MDKTHTSNQWSLRSLIPENHPRKESLIIREKIVDGLLDGYVAPQGLIAHGRGECFDYLIGEKTQEFAIKAIKAGVASLLLAKNPVISVNGNMAALVPNEIVQLAELTNAKIEVNLFYRTIERERKIAEILKKAGAKEVLGVDEDASATIPELFSERRKVSPRGIYIADVVLLGLEDGDRTEALVKMGKKVIAIDLNPMSRTSQKANITIVDNVIRAFPKMIDVAKELREKSKEELEQIVKNYNNKEVLAESLRFISNYLLQLSRDL, encoded by the coding sequence ATGGATAAAACACACACCAGCAATCAGTGGAGCTTACGTTCATTAATCCCAGAAAATCATCCTAGAAAAGAATCTCTTATAATAAGAGAAAAGATAGTGGATGGCTTATTAGATGGCTATGTTGCACCCCAAGGATTAATTGCTCATGGAAGGGGAGAGTGTTTTGATTATCTTATTGGAGAAAAAACTCAAGAATTCGCTATTAAAGCTATAAAAGCTGGAGTTGCTTCGCTACTATTAGCTAAAAATCCCGTAATATCAGTAAATGGTAATATGGCTGCACTAGTACCCAATGAAATAGTACAACTGGCGGAATTAACAAATGCAAAAATAGAAGTGAACTTGTTTTATAGAACTATTGAAAGAGAGAGGAAGATTGCTGAGATACTAAAGAAGGCTGGTGCAAAAGAGGTTTTAGGTGTTGATGAAGATGCATCTGCTACTATTCCAGAACTTTTCAGTGAAAGAAGAAAAGTTAGTCCAAGAGGAATATATATCGCTGATGTAGTATTACTAGGATTAGAAGATGGGGACAGAACTGAAGCTTTAGTTAAAATGGGTAAGAAAGTTATTGCAATAGACTTAAACCCTATGTCAAGAACTTCTCAAAAAGCTAACATAACGATAGTAGATAATGTGATTAGAGCATTTCCCAAAATGATTGATGTAGCTAAAGAACTAAGGGAAAAAAGTAAAGAGGAATTAGAACAAATAGTGAAAAATTATAATAACAAGGAAGTATTAGCCGAAAGTCTTAGATTTATAAGCAACTATCTTCTTCAGCTATCTCGGGATTTATAA
- the panB gene encoding 3-methyl-2-oxobutanoate hydroxymethyltransferase produces the protein MEKVTVRDFLKKKEKKEKVIMLTAYDYPSAKIISQTSLDGILVGDSLGMVVLGKENTLKVTMRDMLIHLDAVVRAKPPQLIVADMPFLSYETSTKDAVKNAGLFARHGADAVKLEGGEEMKDVVKAIVRSGIPVMGHIGLTPQRFLRIGGYRILGKREKEEEQLIRDAKTLEEAGVFSVVIENTYSDVAKKITESVSIPTICIGAGPYCDGQILVIHDLLGLSDFTPYFAKKYIDLRELIRRAIEDYISEVKEGKFPGKEHYKSRDS, from the coding sequence ATGGAAAAGGTTACAGTAAGGGATTTCTTGAAAAAGAAGGAAAAGAAAGAGAAAGTAATAATGTTAACAGCATACGATTATCCCTCAGCGAAGATAATATCTCAAACGAGTCTTGATGGTATCTTAGTTGGAGACTCTCTCGGAATGGTAGTTCTAGGAAAAGAGAACACACTTAAAGTGACTATGAGGGACATGTTAATTCATTTAGATGCAGTAGTAAGGGCTAAGCCTCCGCAGTTAATAGTTGCTGATATGCCATTCTTAAGCTATGAGACGTCAACCAAAGATGCGGTAAAAAATGCTGGTTTATTTGCTAGACATGGTGCGGACGCAGTAAAATTAGAAGGTGGAGAGGAAATGAAAGATGTAGTTAAGGCTATAGTGAGATCTGGAATTCCTGTTATGGGTCATATAGGTTTGACCCCACAAAGATTCTTAAGAATCGGTGGATATAGAATTTTAGGGAAAAGAGAAAAAGAAGAGGAACAATTAATTAGAGATGCAAAAACACTAGAAGAAGCTGGGGTTTTTTCAGTAGTAATAGAAAACACTTACTCAGATGTTGCCAAAAAAATAACTGAAAGCGTCAGTATTCCAACTATATGTATAGGAGCAGGACCATACTGTGATGGACAAATTTTAGTTATTCATGACTTACTTGGTCTTTCAGATTTTACTCCTTATTTCGCAAAGAAATATATAGATTTAAGAGAACTAATAAGAAGAGCAATAGAGGATTATATCTCAGAGGTAAAAGAAGGGAAATTCCCCGGCAAAGAACATTATAAATCCCGAGATAGCTGA
- a CDS encoding ABC transporter ATP-binding protein has protein sequence MNEEIAVSVINLRKKFGNFWALKDVNFTVKNGEVFGLIGPNGSGKTTTLRVIAGIIRSYEGIVKVFGLDSVKAKNNGYISYMPEDAFPYEKLTGIENLQFFAELYSHGDKRKTQEFVELGIKIANLGDKIYQPTSTYSRGMKRRLIIARTLMVMPKLAILDEPTSALDVDSAVRIRNTIVEMSKKYGITIILSSHNMLEVQYMCDNVAMINDGKTIISGSPNDIIEKLNVKNLEEAFMKVISNA, from the coding sequence ATGAATGAAGAAATTGCTGTCAGTGTTATCAATCTTAGGAAAAAGTTTGGTAATTTTTGGGCCTTAAAAGATGTTAACTTTACGGTGAAAAATGGGGAAGTATTTGGTTTAATTGGCCCTAATGGTTCTGGTAAAACTACTACACTTAGAGTAATTGCGGGTATAATTAGGAGCTACGAAGGTATCGTAAAAGTATTTGGTTTAGACTCTGTAAAAGCTAAAAATAACGGATATATCTCTTATATGCCAGAAGACGCCTTTCCTTATGAAAAACTTACTGGCATAGAAAATTTACAATTTTTCGCTGAACTTTACAGTCATGGTGATAAGAGGAAAACTCAAGAATTCGTTGAATTAGGCATAAAAATAGCTAATTTAGGGGATAAAATATACCAACCAACCTCAACATATAGTAGGGGCATGAAAAGAAGGCTTATTATAGCGAGGACGTTAATGGTGATGCCTAAATTAGCAATTCTTGACGAACCAACGTCAGCACTTGACGTTGACTCTGCTGTAAGGATAAGAAATACAATAGTTGAAATGTCAAAAAAATACGGAATTACAATCATTTTATCTTCTCACAATATGTTAGAAGTTCAATATATGTGCGATAATGTAGCTATGATAAATGATGGAAAGACAATTATTTCTGGTAGTCCGAATGATATCATTGAAAAGTTAAACGTTAAAAACCTTGAAGAAGCTTTCATGAAGGTGATTTCAAATGCTTAA
- a CDS encoding ABC transporter permease, with protein sequence MLKTFINKELLEIRRDKKLLLSSILLPFILLPLIGVILYASVSAQPPVIAVINNNSANTPYVNIVTSYIKHNGGIVITNSTQDADVVIVFPNEFYQNISNISRQAFIYFYVLISSNQNALNIANNALYTLLLNISNQRIEYLKNLAHVNVTPSSIRNPIYVVLGYRSITGKVVSSGVSQLASFARIIALVLFPSATPVVFYLLEGITGERERKTLESLLATPLSIRSFIISKLFVAIILGIFSSLGDIVGTFFFISLSSYAFNISVSLTFSFLIIIVLVYLISILLTGALSLIFLFILGGSTRNIQIINFIIISFGMIASFVSLFINPSQLTFPLTAIYGIPYVQLSLGLLLYVFGSIQDSIFSLLATLVVSVFLILLVSRYFNSERLLLK encoded by the coding sequence ATGCTTAAAACATTTATAAATAAAGAATTATTAGAAATTAGAAGAGACAAAAAGCTATTACTCTCTTCCATCTTATTACCCTTCATACTTTTACCTTTAATTGGCGTAATATTATATGCATCAGTTTCTGCCCAACCTCCAGTTATAGCGGTTATAAACAATAACTCTGCAAACACTCCTTATGTTAATATAGTTACTAGTTACATTAAACACAATGGCGGAATCGTGATAACAAATAGCACTCAAGATGCTGATGTAGTTATAGTTTTTCCAAATGAGTTTTATCAAAATATAAGTAACATATCTCGTCAAGCCTTTATTTACTTTTACGTGTTAATTTCATCAAATCAAAACGCTCTTAATATTGCAAATAATGCTTTATATACTTTATTACTTAATATATCAAATCAAAGAATTGAGTATTTGAAAAACTTAGCTCACGTAAATGTCACTCCTTCTTCTATTAGGAATCCTATATATGTAGTTTTAGGTTATCGCTCAATAACTGGAAAAGTTGTTTCATCTGGAGTTAGTCAATTAGCTAGTTTTGCCAGAATTATTGCATTAGTATTATTTCCTAGTGCTACACCAGTAGTCTTCTATCTATTAGAAGGAATAACTGGGGAACGGGAAAGGAAGACATTAGAATCTTTACTTGCAACTCCACTCTCCATCAGGTCCTTTATCATTTCAAAATTATTTGTAGCAATAATTTTAGGAATCTTCTCTTCTTTAGGCGATATTGTAGGAACATTCTTCTTTATATCACTCTCATCTTATGCATTTAATATTTCAGTGTCTCTTACTTTCTCATTTCTTATAATTATAGTGCTAGTCTATTTAATTTCTATTCTATTAACTGGGGCATTGAGTTTAATATTCTTATTTATACTAGGTGGTTCTACTAGAAATATTCAAATTATTAATTTTATAATAATATCCTTTGGAATGATAGCTTCATTTGTATCACTTTTTATAAACCCAAGCCAATTAACATTTCCATTAACAGCAATATATGGTATTCCTTATGTCCAATTAAGCCTTGGATTACTCCTATATGTATTCGGATCAATACAAGATTCCATATTCTCACTCTTGGCAACGTTAGTTGTATCTGTATTTCTAATATTACTAGTATCCAGATACTTTAATTCTGAGAGGCTTCTCTTAAAATAA
- a CDS encoding Lrp/AsnC ligand binding domain-containing protein produces MPVKAYILVVTAVGKETDVANSIKRINGVKEANPVYGEYDVVAEIVTDSLDELNKVISQIRKDPSILRTVTLIVM; encoded by the coding sequence ATGCCGGTAAAAGCGTATATATTAGTTGTAACTGCAGTGGGAAAAGAAACAGATGTGGCTAATTCAATAAAAAGAATAAATGGTGTAAAAGAAGCTAATCCAGTATATGGAGAATACGATGTAGTGGCGGAAATTGTTACAGATAGTTTAGATGAGCTAAATAAGGTAATTTCTCAAATTAGAAAAGATCCATCTATTTTAAGAACTGTAACTCTAATTGTTATGTAA
- a CDS encoding ribbon-helix-helix protein, CopG family produces the protein MRVVTFKVEEDLLELLDRYAIKYGLNRSEAIRKAIESLVKTEIDKETVPVAKVEKVRL, from the coding sequence ATGAGAGTTGTAACATTTAAAGTGGAAGAGGATTTGTTAGAACTATTAGATAGATATGCTATAAAATACGGTTTAAATAGATCTGAAGCTATCAGAAAAGCTATTGAAAGCCTGGTTAAAACAGAGATCGACAAAGAGACTGTACCTGTTGCAAAAGTTGAGAAGGTTAGACTTTAA
- a CDS encoding MBL fold metallo-hydrolase, producing MIKFFYHSSFLLDNKILLDPHDGGSIGLPRPETKADLILITHNHYDHNAYEIIPHKDVKIKYYGEFNYASYTIEGLKAYHDKEKGKRRGETAIYKIINSNGKLIVHMGDIGHMPDEQILEKIRNPDILMIPVGGVITINALEAKEIIDKLNPKITIPMHYWVKGHFMPLDPLDNFLEVVNRKIIETREKEVDENSIEKGSVLIFKV from the coding sequence ATGATAAAGTTTTTCTATCATTCTTCTTTTCTTCTAGATAATAAAATACTTTTAGATCCCCATGATGGAGGAAGTATAGGCTTACCCAGACCTGAAACTAAAGCTGATTTAATTCTTATAACTCATAATCATTATGACCATAATGCTTATGAAATAATTCCTCATAAAGATGTAAAAATTAAATATTATGGAGAATTTAATTATGCTTCATATACGATTGAAGGATTAAAAGCATATCATGATAAGGAAAAAGGAAAAAGAAGAGGAGAAACTGCTATTTATAAGATTATAAACTCAAATGGAAAACTGATTGTTCATATGGGCGATATTGGTCATATGCCAGATGAACAAATCCTAGAGAAGATAAGGAATCCAGACATATTGATGATCCCAGTAGGAGGAGTTATAACAATAAATGCTTTAGAAGCAAAAGAAATAATAGACAAATTAAATCCTAAAATAACAATTCCAATGCATTACTGGGTTAAAGGGCATTTTATGCCATTAGATCCTTTAGATAATTTCCTAGAAGTTGTAAATAGAAAAATTATAGAAACAAGAGAAAAAGAAGTTGACGAAAATAGTATTGAAAAGGGGTCAGTTCTTATTTTTAAAGTCTAA
- a CDS encoding isopropylmalate synthase, with translation MGCQFSVNSKKVRIFDTTLRDGEQAPGIDLTVEQKVTIARKLAELGVDVIEAGFPAAAEGEFIATKKILEEVGDQVEVIGLSRANKQDIDKTIDTGISSIHVFIATSDIHLKYKLKMTREQVLDKIYESVRYAKDHGLIVEYSPEDATRTDKDFLLKAVSTAIEAGADRINIPDTVGVMHPFKFYDLIKDIVSVTKDKIVSVHCHNDFGLATANSIAGVMAGARQVHVTINGIGERAGNASLEEVVMALKKLLGYEVNIKTYKLYETSRLVSELTGVPVPYFKAIVGENAFGHEAGIHVHGVIENPLTYEPISPEEVGNFRRLALGKHSGIHGLKKLLEEQGIYLDDQELREVLNEIKKLAENGQKVNVDVAKEIAIKVSSKKIKV, from the coding sequence TTGGGATGTCAATTCTCGGTTAATTCAAAAAAAGTTAGAATATTTGATACAACGTTAAGAGACGGTGAGCAAGCTCCTGGTATAGATTTAACAGTAGAGCAAAAAGTTACGATAGCAAGAAAACTGGCAGAACTAGGAGTTGACGTAATAGAAGCTGGTTTTCCTGCAGCTGCTGAGGGAGAATTTATAGCTACTAAGAAAATCCTAGAAGAAGTTGGAGATCAGGTTGAGGTTATAGGGTTATCAAGAGCAAATAAGCAAGACATCGATAAGACCATCGATACTGGTATATCAAGCATTCATGTGTTCATTGCTACTTCTGATATACATCTAAAATATAAACTAAAAATGACGAGGGAGCAGGTGCTAGATAAAATTTACGAATCAGTTAGATACGCTAAAGACCATGGTTTAATAGTTGAATATTCCCCAGAAGATGCCACAAGAACTGATAAAGATTTCTTATTAAAAGCTGTAAGTACTGCTATTGAGGCTGGGGCTGATAGAATAAATATACCAGATACTGTTGGAGTTATGCATCCCTTCAAATTTTATGATTTAATTAAAGATATTGTTTCTGTAACTAAAGATAAAATTGTAAGTGTACACTGCCATAATGATTTTGGTTTAGCAACAGCTAACTCAATTGCTGGAGTGATGGCTGGAGCTAGACAAGTTCATGTAACTATTAATGGAATTGGAGAAAGAGCTGGAAATGCATCATTAGAAGAAGTAGTGATGGCACTGAAAAAGCTTTTGGGATATGAAGTTAATATTAAAACATATAAGTTGTACGAAACAAGCAGACTTGTATCAGAGCTAACTGGCGTCCCAGTTCCTTACTTTAAGGCAATAGTAGGAGAAAATGCATTTGGCCATGAAGCTGGTATCCATGTACATGGGGTTATTGAGAACCCATTAACTTATGAACCAATATCTCCTGAGGAAGTAGGTAACTTCAGAAGATTGGCATTAGGAAAACATAGTGGTATACATGGTTTGAAAAAACTTCTTGAGGAACAAGGAATTTACTTAGATGATCAAGAGTTAAGAGAAGTATTAAATGAAATAAAGAAACTTGCTGAAAATGGTCAAAAGGTAAATGTTGATGTTGCTAAAGAGATAGCTATTAAAGTTAGTAGCAAAAAGATTAAAGTATGA
- a CDS encoding 6-hydroxymethylpterin diphosphokinase MptE-like protein translates to MKIKNDFVEKLNIIRDKRVAVVGAGPNLLSVNEINEDLVISADGATNYLYERGIIPDIIVTDLDGISSFPKESIYVVHAHGDNISKLYKVDNMKIVIGSAQVFPFGNIHLFGGFTDGDRAVILAKLFKAKEIVLYGMDFDSGYVGKYSKPYYEQNLPANWIKRNKLKIAKQIIEQVLSKDL, encoded by the coding sequence ATGAAAATAAAAAACGATTTCGTAGAGAAACTTAATATTATTAGAGATAAAAGAGTAGCAGTTGTAGGTGCCGGTCCTAATCTATTATCTGTAAATGAAATTAATGAAGATTTAGTTATTTCAGCAGATGGAGCAACCAATTACTTATATGAACGTGGGATCATTCCAGATATAATTGTAACTGATTTAGATGGAATTTCTTCATTTCCAAAAGAATCAATTTACGTAGTTCATGCACATGGTGATAATATTAGCAAATTATACAAGGTAGATAATATGAAAATTGTCATAGGTTCAGCACAAGTTTTCCCCTTTGGAAATATTCATTTATTCGGTGGATTTACTGATGGAGATAGAGCTGTAATTTTAGCAAAACTCTTCAAAGCTAAAGAAATTGTGCTTTATGGAATGGACTTTGACTCTGGTTATGTAGGAAAATATTCAAAACCTTATTATGAACAGAATTTACCAGCTAACTGGATTAAAAGAAACAAACTAAAAATAGCTAAACAGATAATCGAACAGGTTTTAAGCAAAGATTTATAA
- a CDS encoding HEPN domain-containing protein, whose translation MNNSALSSEYLSNAFRYLKQAKTSLEEGDLVGTLDNSYNFVENLSKALLALYGYYSLEEHTSQKLNLILSKLTEEKEIALVRRLQLMEEKLYPLTLLDESSFKDSVIIRNFEAKGLIKELEEIFELANNVFDEFHS comes from the coding sequence ATGAATAATAGCGCACTATCATCTGAATATCTAAGCAACGCTTTTAGATATTTAAAACAAGCTAAAACTTCATTAGAAGAAGGAGACCTAGTAGGTACCTTAGATAACTCTTACAATTTTGTAGAGAATCTAAGTAAAGCACTATTAGCACTTTATGGTTATTATTCACTAGAAGAACATACGTCACAGAAACTTAACTTAATTCTTTCAAAGTTAACAGAAGAAAAAGAAATAGCTTTAGTTAGAAGGCTTCAACTCATGGAGGAAAAACTATATCCTTTAACTTTGCTTGATGAATCTTCATTTAAGGATTCTGTGATTATAAGAAATTTTGAAGCAAAAGGATTGATAAAGGAATTAGAAGAAATATTTGAACTTGCCAATAATGTATTTGATGAGTTTCACAGTTGA
- a CDS encoding 6-pyruvoyl tetrahydropterin synthase family protein, translated as MKVKVGLEGFSFDSAHYTLSSEGNQQIHGHTYRISIEVEGDSIDESTGFVIDFDILKKIINDIVKDWDHKLIIPSEDLNQIYFKGPFKLDIKVIPYKYPTAEYIGLEIAKSIYEKLQKKYKITIKIYEGENNYAIIEYP; from the coding sequence ATGAAAGTCAAAGTAGGACTTGAAGGATTTTCTTTTGATTCCGCCCATTATACTTTATCCTCAGAAGGAAATCAACAGATTCATGGACATACATATAGGATTTCTATTGAAGTTGAAGGAGATTCAATAGATGAAAGTACTGGATTTGTTATAGATTTTGATATTTTAAAGAAGATAATAAATGATATAGTAAAAGATTGGGATCATAAATTAATAATTCCTTCTGAAGATCTTAATCAAATATACTTTAAAGGTCCGTTTAAACTGGACATAAAAGTCATTCCATATAAATATCCTACAGCAGAATATATCGGATTAGAAATAGCTAAAAGTATATACGAAAAATTACAGAAAAAGTATAAAATTACAATAAAAATATATGAAGGAGAAAACAATTATGCAATAATTGAGTATCCATGA
- a CDS encoding dihydropteroate synthase-like protein, with the protein MKVLLVTGKLAYESVKEIANQLKDVKADVIALNYPIASLMTVDYIAENLKNISLKDYDYIIIPGLASGDAQKIQEVTKVKTYKGSEDYRDIPRVIEALSKGETLSTIYPADTILKKKKEDDIEKILRELEEKGDFAFEIDGLKIPRYPPPFRIFIEVDASKDIEFLLEEAKRVSNYVNVIVLGFPNGHEDLDEVRKKVTKFIDEGYIVGIDSASTKELIEGAKAGADFIFNLNEDNINELAVIKDKAFVVAPLSIENRANVTFNLYRKAKEIGFEKLILDPILSPPMVGLVDSIFEYKKIRDLTDAPMLMGILNVTELIDVDSIGVNALLTAIAGELKIGNLLIMEHGKTRWSSYEVNIATKMISVSLHRKSLPKDLGLDLLILKDKKRIKEKIGNPEDYLFINEHIEPKNMDKGFVIIKVADKIYLEWKGNENIKISGTNGLSIGRKLIELKKDINNEHSLYIGYELAKAELAFKLDKNYIQDEPLFVRGYNIIDSNNSTTKKK; encoded by the coding sequence GTGAAAGTGTTACTAGTAACCGGAAAATTAGCATACGAGAGCGTAAAAGAAATTGCAAACCAATTGAAAGATGTAAAGGCTGATGTTATTGCACTTAATTACCCCATTGCTTCATTAATGACAGTAGATTATATAGCAGAAAACTTAAAGAACATATCACTTAAGGATTACGATTACATTATTATTCCTGGTTTAGCTAGTGGTGATGCACAAAAAATACAAGAAGTAACAAAGGTTAAAACGTATAAGGGTAGCGAAGACTACAGGGATATTCCTAGAGTAATAGAAGCTCTTTCAAAAGGTGAAACTTTATCTACGATTTATCCAGCTGATACTATACTGAAGAAAAAGAAAGAGGATGACATAGAAAAGATCTTAAGGGAATTAGAGGAAAAAGGCGATTTTGCATTTGAGATAGATGGATTAAAAATACCGAGATATCCTCCTCCCTTTAGAATATTTATAGAAGTTGATGCAAGCAAAGATATAGAGTTTCTGCTAGAAGAAGCTAAAAGGGTATCAAATTACGTTAATGTAATCGTATTAGGATTTCCTAATGGCCATGAGGATTTAGATGAAGTAAGAAAGAAAGTTACTAAATTCATAGATGAAGGATACATTGTTGGTATTGATTCAGCCTCAACTAAAGAGCTTATTGAGGGAGCAAAAGCTGGTGCAGATTTTATATTTAATCTTAATGAGGATAATATAAATGAACTCGCCGTAATAAAAGATAAAGCATTCGTAGTTGCACCTCTTTCTATTGAAAATAGAGCTAATGTTACTTTTAATCTATATAGGAAAGCAAAGGAGATAGGATTTGAGAAACTGATATTAGACCCTATCCTCTCGCCACCAATGGTTGGACTGGTTGATAGTATTTTTGAATACAAAAAAATAAGAGACCTTACAGATGCTCCTATGCTAATGGGAATACTTAATGTTACTGAGCTAATAGATGTAGATAGTATAGGTGTTAATGCATTATTAACAGCAATAGCTGGCGAGCTTAAAATTGGAAACTTACTGATAATGGAACACGGTAAGACTCGTTGGAGTTCTTATGAAGTAAACATAGCTACCAAAATGATTAGTGTATCCCTACATAGAAAAAGTTTGCCAAAAGATTTAGGTTTAGATCTTCTAATATTAAAAGATAAAAAGAGGATAAAAGAAAAAATTGGAAACCCAGAAGATTATTTGTTTATTAATGAACATATAGAACCTAAAAACATGGATAAAGGATTTGTAATCATAAAAGTGGCTGATAAAATCTATCTTGAATGGAAGGGAAACGAAAATATTAAGATATCTGGAACAAATGGGCTTAGTATAGGTAGAAAATTAATAGAACTGAAGAAGGATATTAATAATGAGCATAGTTTGTATATAGGATATGAGCTAGCTAAGGCTGAATTAGCGTTTAAGTTAGATAAAAATTATATACAAGACGAACCTTTATTTGTGCGTGGATATAATATCATCGACTCCAACAATAGTACGACTAAGAAAAAATAA
- the trxB gene encoding thioredoxin-disulfide reductase: MSLLPRAFDVKPGEKFDVVIIGMGPAAYSAALYSARFMLKTLMIGETPGGQLTEAGEVDDYLGLIGIQAADMIKLFNKHIEKYNVPAIMDSVEYFRKENNEFIVKTKRRGEFRADAIIVAVGVKRRKLNVPGEAEFTGKGVSYCSVCDAPLFKNRVVAVIGGGDSALEGAEILSRYATKVYLVHRRDEFKAQPIYVESVKQKPNVEFILNSAVKEIKGDKIVRKVIVQNLKTNEIRELDVNGVFVEIGFDPPTDFARQNGLEVDSHGYIKVDEWMRTNIEGVYAAGDCTGMWLGFRQIITSAAQGAVAAHSAFNYLTEKKRKK; encoded by the coding sequence ATGAGTCTTTTACCTAGAGCATTTGATGTAAAGCCAGGAGAGAAGTTTGATGTGGTTATAATTGGTATGGGTCCTGCGGCATATAGTGCAGCATTATACAGTGCAAGGTTTATGCTAAAGACTTTAATGATAGGTGAAACACCTGGAGGTCAATTAACAGAAGCGGGTGAAGTTGATGATTATTTGGGGTTAATTGGAATTCAAGCTGCTGATATGATAAAACTATTCAATAAACACATAGAAAAATATAACGTCCCTGCAATTATGGATAGTGTGGAATACTTTAGAAAAGAAAATAATGAATTTATAGTTAAAACTAAAAGAAGAGGAGAGTTCAGAGCTGATGCGATAATAGTTGCAGTAGGTGTAAAGAGGAGAAAACTAAATGTGCCTGGAGAAGCCGAATTTACTGGTAAAGGCGTTTCTTATTGTTCAGTCTGTGATGCACCTCTATTTAAGAACAGAGTCGTTGCGGTTATTGGAGGAGGAGATTCTGCCTTAGAAGGAGCTGAAATTCTTTCTCGCTATGCAACTAAAGTATATCTTGTGCATAGAAGAGACGAATTTAAAGCACAACCAATTTATGTAGAGAGTGTCAAGCAAAAGCCAAATGTTGAGTTTATTTTAAATTCGGCAGTTAAAGAAATTAAAGGTGATAAAATAGTTAGAAAAGTTATTGTTCAAAATCTAAAGACTAATGAAATTAGAGAGCTTGATGTTAATGGAGTATTTGTTGAAATCGGTTTCGATCCGCCAACAGATTTTGCAAGGCAGAACGGTTTAGAAGTAGATTCACATGGATACATTAAAGTAGACGAATGGATGAGAACTAATATAGAAGGTGTATATGCCGCTGGTGATTGTACTGGGATGTGGTTAGGTTTTAGGCAAATTATAACTTCAGCAGCACAAGGTGCAGTAGCTGCACATAGTGCTTTTAATTATTTAACAGAGAAAAAGAGGAAAAAGTGA